Proteins encoded in a region of the Cupriavidus pauculus genome:
- the dusA gene encoding tRNA dihydrouridine(20/20a) synthase DusA → MTVNPRRISVAPMMDWTDRHCRTFHRALTQHTWLYTEMVTTGALLHGDVARHLDFNAVEQPVALQLGGSEPADLAQAAKLGEQWGYAEINLNCGCPSERVQRGAFGACLMAEPQLVADCVKAMRDAVSVPVTVKHRIGIDTIEHYGFVRDFVGTIAEAGCETFIVHARNAILKGLSPKENREIPPLRYEVAYELKREFPQLEILINGGIVTYDEVAAHLAHVDGVMIGREAYHQPYFLAEMDQRFYGADTPVRTRLDVELAMQEYVVGIVERGGYMGAATRHMLGLHRGIHGGRGWRRVLSDARRMNAARTRQEVVALFEEARSHLRPDLLEAA, encoded by the coding sequence ATGACAGTCAATCCCCGCCGCATTTCGGTCGCTCCCATGATGGACTGGACCGATCGCCATTGCCGCACGTTCCACCGCGCGTTGACCCAGCACACCTGGCTCTATACGGAGATGGTGACCACGGGTGCGCTGCTGCATGGCGATGTGGCGCGGCATCTCGACTTCAATGCGGTCGAACAGCCGGTGGCGCTCCAGCTTGGCGGCAGCGAGCCGGCCGATCTTGCGCAGGCCGCGAAGCTCGGCGAGCAGTGGGGCTATGCGGAGATCAACCTCAACTGCGGGTGTCCGTCGGAGCGCGTGCAGCGCGGGGCGTTCGGTGCCTGCCTGATGGCAGAGCCGCAGCTTGTGGCCGATTGCGTGAAGGCGATGCGCGATGCGGTGTCGGTGCCCGTGACCGTCAAGCATCGTATCGGCATCGACACGATCGAGCATTACGGCTTTGTGCGGGACTTCGTCGGTACCATCGCCGAAGCCGGTTGCGAGACGTTTATCGTCCATGCGCGCAATGCCATCCTGAAGGGCCTGAGCCCGAAGGAGAATCGCGAGATTCCGCCATTGCGCTACGAGGTGGCCTACGAACTCAAGCGGGAATTTCCGCAGCTCGAGATCCTGATCAACGGCGGCATCGTCACGTACGACGAAGTCGCGGCGCATCTCGCGCATGTGGATGGCGTGATGATCGGGCGCGAGGCCTATCACCAGCCGTACTTCCTCGCCGAGATGGATCAGCGGTTCTATGGCGCCGATACCCCGGTCCGGACGCGGCTCGACGTCGAGCTGGCCATGCAGGAGTACGTGGTGGGTATCGTGGAGCGGGGCGGTTACATGGGTGCCGCCACGCGGCATATGCTCGGGCTGCATCGCGGAATTCATGGCGGGCGAGGCTGGCGGCGCGTGCTGTCGGATGCGCGCCGGATGAACGCCGCGCGCACGCGCCAGGAGGTCGTCGCGTTGTTCGAGGAAGCGCGCTCGCACCTGCGGCCGGATCTGCTGGAAGCTGCCTGA
- a CDS encoding NADPH-dependent FMN reductase — protein MSNPRKVAVVVGSLRKESLNRKLAHALAALAPAQLKLEIVEIGQLSHYNQDDDTDTPPAEWQAFRDRIRASDAVLFITPEYNRSVPGVLKNAIDIGSRPYGKSAWDGKPGGVISVSPGAIGGFGANHHLRQSLVFLNIPVLQQPEAYIGGADKLFDDKGGIANEGTRGFLEKYLTTFATWIERTAPR, from the coding sequence ATGAGCAATCCGCGTAAAGTTGCCGTAGTGGTGGGTAGTCTGCGCAAGGAGTCACTGAACCGTAAGCTCGCGCACGCGCTTGCCGCGCTGGCGCCCGCGCAGCTGAAGCTCGAGATCGTCGAGATCGGCCAGCTGTCGCACTACAACCAGGACGACGACACCGATACGCCGCCGGCCGAATGGCAGGCGTTCCGCGATCGCATTCGCGCAAGCGATGCGGTGCTGTTTATCACGCCCGAATACAACCGCTCGGTGCCGGGCGTGCTCAAGAACGCGATCGATATCGGTTCGCGCCCGTATGGCAAGAGCGCGTGGGACGGCAAGCCGGGCGGCGTCATCAGCGTGTCGCCGGGCGCCATCGGCGGGTTCGGCGCCAACCACCACCTGCGCCAGTCGCTGGTGTTCCTGAATATCCCCGTGCTGCAGCAGCCCGAGGCCTATATCGGCGGTGCGGACAAGCTGTTCGACGACAAGGGCGGTATCGCCAACGAAGGCACGCGTGGCTTCCTCGAGAAGTACCTGACGACCTTCGCCACCTGGATCGAGCGCACCGCGCCGCGCTGA
- a CDS encoding enoyl-CoA hydratase/isomerase family protein, with protein MTEFVTTTVQGGVGYLTLQRPQALNALSLEMIRAVTDALDRWAADPAVAAVVVAGAGGKAFSAGGDIRWFHRAYHEGDPLLQQFFVEEYALNYRIHRYPKPYIALMDGVVMGGGMGISQGARRRIVTDRTKMAMPETNIGLFPDVGGGWFLARTPGRLGEYLGLTGVVIHAADALYAGLADLYLPANALAELVASLHNTTFASGDAVLAHVDAFALSHADACQPRDSQLAKLYDPIDRLFAGATVEAIVQAVSDAPKDVPADWAAQTAAMLRSRSPLMLCVTLEQIRRARDMSLEDELRMELGMMHEVFARGDGVEGIRALAIDKDHQPRWNPSRLDDVSAARVRAFFDSPWRREDHPLAALGR; from the coding sequence ATGACGGAGTTTGTGACCACGACGGTGCAGGGCGGTGTCGGATACCTGACATTGCAACGGCCTCAGGCCCTCAATGCGCTGTCGCTGGAAATGATTCGCGCGGTGACCGATGCGCTGGACCGATGGGCGGCCGATCCCGCCGTGGCGGCCGTGGTCGTCGCCGGTGCCGGCGGCAAGGCCTTCAGCGCGGGCGGCGATATCCGCTGGTTCCATCGTGCCTATCACGAGGGCGATCCGCTGCTGCAGCAGTTCTTCGTCGAGGAGTACGCGCTCAACTACCGGATCCACCGGTACCCGAAGCCCTATATCGCCCTGATGGATGGCGTGGTGATGGGCGGCGGCATGGGGATCTCGCAGGGCGCGCGCCGGCGCATCGTGACCGATCGCACGAAGATGGCGATGCCCGAGACCAATATCGGCCTGTTCCCCGACGTGGGCGGCGGCTGGTTCCTCGCGCGCACGCCGGGCCGGCTCGGCGAGTACCTCGGGCTGACCGGCGTCGTGATCCACGCGGCCGACGCGCTCTATGCGGGCCTCGCCGATCTGTATCTGCCGGCCAATGCGCTGGCCGAGCTCGTGGCCTCGCTTCACAACACCACGTTCGCGTCCGGCGACGCGGTGCTGGCCCATGTCGACGCCTTTGCGCTTTCGCACGCCGATGCATGCCAGCCGCGCGACAGCCAGCTGGCGAAGCTGTACGATCCCATCGATCGATTGTTCGCGGGCGCCACGGTCGAGGCGATCGTCCAGGCCGTGAGCGATGCGCCGAAGGATGTGCCGGCCGACTGGGCCGCGCAGACGGCCGCGATGCTGCGCAGCCGTTCGCCGCTCATGCTCTGCGTGACGCTCGAGCAGATTCGCCGCGCGCGCGACATGTCGCTCGAGGACGAACTGCGCATGGAGCTCGGCATGATGCATGAGGTCTTTGCAAGGGGCGACGGCGTGGAAGGTATCCGCGCGCTCGCCATCGACAAGGATCACCAGCCGCGCTGGAACCCGTCGCGACTCGACGACGTGTCCGCCGCGCGCGTGCGCGCGTTCTTCGACAGTCCGTGGCGCCGCGAGGATCATCCGCTGGCCGCACTCGGGCGCTGA
- a CDS encoding sterol desaturase family protein: MQPAPAPAAAFDPGLILMAFAPVFLLTIGWEAWYWARRDRTVYSWRDTLSNASLALMHQASDAFFLWLMIRTVYSWCYAHGLRAMPETWWSFALLLLLQDFLYYWFHRASHRVRWLWASHVTHHSSEGMNFSTAFRQSLTYPLSGMWLFWIPLALVGFSPDWVILAVGLNLAFQFFVHTRLGARWPRVEAVFNTPSVHRVHHAKNPDYIDRNYAGVLTIWDRMFGTFVPERDTPVYGITRQVRTHNPLTLTFHEWRDMFGDAWRERDPRYLWKPPEWRGPGRGAGDWKESSKTLIR, encoded by the coding sequence ATGCAGCCTGCTCCCGCCCCCGCCGCCGCCTTCGACCCGGGCCTGATCCTGATGGCCTTTGCCCCGGTGTTCCTGCTGACCATCGGCTGGGAAGCCTGGTACTGGGCACGCCGCGACCGCACCGTCTACAGCTGGCGCGACACACTCTCCAACGCCTCGCTCGCGCTCATGCATCAGGCGTCCGACGCCTTCTTCCTGTGGCTGATGATCCGGACCGTCTACAGCTGGTGCTACGCGCACGGCCTGCGCGCGATGCCGGAGACCTGGTGGTCGTTTGCGCTGCTGCTGTTGCTGCAGGACTTTCTCTACTACTGGTTCCATCGCGCGAGCCATCGCGTGCGCTGGCTGTGGGCGTCGCATGTCACGCACCACTCGTCGGAGGGCATGAACTTCTCGACGGCATTCCGTCAGAGTCTGACGTATCCGCTCTCGGGCATGTGGCTGTTCTGGATTCCGCTCGCGCTTGTCGGATTCTCGCCGGACTGGGTGATTCTGGCCGTCGGCCTGAACCTCGCGTTCCAGTTCTTCGTGCATACGCGGCTCGGCGCGCGCTGGCCGCGCGTCGAGGCGGTCTTCAACACGCCATCGGTGCATCGCGTCCATCATGCGAAGAACCCCGACTATATCGACCGCAACTATGCGGGCGTGCTGACGATCTGGGACCGGATGTTCGGCACGTTCGTGCCCGAGCGGGACACTCCCGTGTATGGCATTACGCGCCAGGTGCGCACGCACAATCCGCTGACGCTGACGTTCCACGAGTGGCGCGACATGTTCGGCGATGCGTGGCGCGAGCGCGATCCGCGGTATCTGTGGAAGCCACCGGAATGGCGAGGCCCGGGGCGCGGCGCCGGCGATTGGAAGGAGTCCTCGAAAACGCTGATTCGGTGA
- a CDS encoding MarR family transcriptional regulator, which translates to MQPKALETNEPVVLALVDAVTAWQAALEQTLSVSGLTYSKWLLLRAIGQERLARAQPFHGAVFMDIARTEALLSELHDDGWIEFAETGNACIAPAARARFDRAAQAVKALHSVSVGHLNSEERAALGGLLQRMTGTLHDHAERRSRLAA; encoded by the coding sequence ATGCAGCCCAAAGCACTCGAAACGAATGAGCCAGTCGTTCTTGCCCTTGTCGATGCGGTCACCGCATGGCAGGCGGCCCTCGAGCAAACCCTGTCCGTATCCGGACTGACCTATTCCAAATGGCTGCTATTGCGTGCGATCGGGCAGGAACGCCTGGCGCGCGCCCAACCTTTCCATGGCGCCGTGTTCATGGACATCGCGCGGACGGAAGCGCTGCTGTCAGAACTGCATGACGACGGCTGGATCGAATTCGCCGAGACCGGCAATGCGTGCATCGCACCCGCTGCCCGCGCGCGCTTCGATCGCGCCGCGCAGGCGGTCAAGGCCCTGCATTCGGTCTCGGTCGGACATCTCAACAGCGAAGAGCGCGCGGCGCTCGGCGGCTTGCTGCAGCGCATGACCGGCACGCTGCACGATCACGCCGAACGACGAAGCCGGCTCGCGGCCTGA
- a CDS encoding NAD-glutamate dehydrogenase, protein MPPENEEKTALLLDELLAFAQERLPAQTFGIVSPLLRHYYDLADAEDLLAREVADLYGAVMAHWQTAQKFKPGTVARLRVYNPNLEEHGWHSDHTIVEIVNDDMPFLVDSVTMEVNRAGLTLHSAIHPVFRVCRDARGAIESIGLGGPGADDSPSGGACQLESFIHFEVDRTGDPAQLEALRDGIARILGDVRAAVEDWPAMQSTARETVQRMANTPGANTPAAVEARAFLQWMIDDHFTFLGHRDYELVAKDGQFWLRGVQGSGAGILRESLRAPGDDALTPLPAAARGIIEGESPIFLTKANSRATVHRPGYLDYVGIKLVDANGKLFGERRFVGLYTSTAYMVPSSEIPLVRRKCANILARAGFLTRGHLYKSLVTILEQYPRDDLFQVDEDELYDTALGILRLQEHQRTRLFVRRDRFDRYVSCLVFVPRDKYNTDLRQRIQKLLVQAFNGTSCEFTPLLSESPLARIQLTVRGQPGTMPEVDTRELEERIVQATRRWQDDLAGALHESRGEELGNRLLRRYGDSFPAGYREDYAARTAVRDIELMEQARQHANGLAMNLYRPIEAAAGAFRFKVFRAGEPIALSHSLPMLEHLGVRVDEERPYLIEPDAGAPVWIHDFGLEIANDHDGTPLDVEIERIKPLFEDAFGRAWNGEIENDDLNRLVLRAGLGARDVTILRAYAKYLRQVGSTFSNAYIERALTSNPRIAAMLVALFIARFDPAVACGLPDANAGAAPDARCQKLLDDIGAALDQVPNLDEDRILRLFLNVMMATVRTNYFLRDAHGAHRPYLSFKLNPALVQGLPEPRPMFEIWVYSPRVEGVHLRGGRVARGGLRWSDRREDFRTEVLGLMKAQMVKNTVIVPVGSKGGFVVKRPPPMTDRDAFLAEGVACYQTFLRGLLDLTDNLVAGELIPPPNVVRHDESDPYLVVAADKGTATFSDYANAISAEYKFWLDDAFASGGSVGYDHKKMAITARGAWESVKRHFREMGVDIQRTPFTVVGIGDMSGDVFGNGMLLSPCIRLLAAFDHRHIFLDPDPDPARTLAERARMFALPRSSWADYDTKLISEGGGIYPRTAKSIALTPQVRAALGIEATSLSPADLIHAILMAPVDLLYNGGIGTYVKSAGETHQQVGDRANDAVRVNGSELRCKVVGEGGNLGFTQLGRIEFARNGGRINTDAIDNSAGVDCSDHEVNIKILLGIVVRDGEMTEKQRNTLLAEMTDEVGLLVLQDNYYQTQALSVAGRESATLIDAEARLIRWLERAGRLNRPLEFLPSEEGIAERKADGAGLTSPERAVLLAYSKMWLYDELLVSDLPDDPLVAYLLPDYFPKPLRERYAGAMERHPLRREILATHLTNMLVNRIGATFVHHLMEETDARPADIVRACMLARDVFGLTALWQQIDALDNRVDDAVQAQMFGALGRLLERATLWFVRYLRGGGAVEAGAARFVDAARWLTPQLPQLLPEDTAAALDARVRELTEAGVEPSLAMAVAASDNAAAALDIAEVAANCDRSLDAVAGVYFALDTHLNFGWLRERALALPADTHWDLLARTTTLEDLGRLKRALATSVLSSAPAVDDAATLIDAWRAGRQPALDRYAQMLADQRASGAPATAGLSMLSVAVREIGLLDRG, encoded by the coding sequence ATGCCACCGGAAAACGAAGAAAAAACCGCACTCCTGCTGGATGAACTGCTTGCGTTCGCGCAAGAACGATTGCCGGCCCAGACGTTCGGCATCGTCTCGCCGCTCCTGCGGCATTACTACGATCTGGCCGACGCCGAAGACCTGCTCGCGCGCGAGGTCGCGGATCTGTATGGCGCCGTGATGGCGCACTGGCAGACCGCGCAGAAGTTCAAGCCGGGCACCGTGGCGCGGCTGCGCGTCTACAACCCGAACCTCGAGGAGCACGGCTGGCATTCGGACCATACGATCGTCGAGATCGTGAACGACGACATGCCGTTCCTCGTGGACTCGGTGACGATGGAGGTCAATCGCGCCGGGCTTACGCTCCATTCGGCGATCCACCCGGTGTTCCGCGTCTGCCGCGACGCGCGCGGCGCCATCGAGAGCATCGGCCTGGGCGGCCCCGGGGCAGACGATAGCCCGAGCGGCGGCGCGTGCCAGCTGGAGTCGTTTATTCACTTCGAGGTCGACCGCACCGGCGATCCCGCGCAGCTCGAAGCGTTGCGCGACGGTATCGCGCGCATTCTGGGCGACGTGCGCGCGGCCGTGGAGGACTGGCCCGCGATGCAGAGCACCGCGCGCGAGACGGTCCAGCGCATGGCGAACACACCGGGCGCCAATACGCCCGCCGCCGTGGAGGCGCGCGCGTTCCTCCAGTGGATGATCGACGACCATTTCACGTTCCTCGGCCACCGCGATTACGAACTCGTGGCAAAGGACGGCCAGTTCTGGCTGCGCGGCGTGCAGGGTTCCGGCGCCGGCATCCTGCGCGAAAGCCTGCGCGCGCCCGGCGACGACGCGCTGACGCCGCTGCCGGCCGCCGCGCGCGGCATCATCGAAGGCGAATCGCCGATCTTTCTGACGAAGGCCAACTCGCGTGCCACTGTGCACCGGCCCGGCTATCTGGACTATGTGGGCATCAAGCTCGTCGATGCGAACGGCAAGCTGTTCGGCGAACGGCGTTTCGTCGGGCTCTACACGTCGACGGCCTATATGGTGCCAAGCAGCGAGATCCCGCTCGTTCGCCGCAAATGCGCGAACATTCTCGCGCGTGCTGGGTTTCTGACCAGGGGGCACCTGTACAAGTCGCTGGTCACGATTCTCGAGCAATATCCGCGCGACGACCTGTTCCAGGTGGATGAAGACGAGCTCTACGACACGGCGCTCGGCATCCTGCGCCTGCAGGAACACCAGCGCACGCGGCTGTTCGTGCGGCGCGACCGGTTCGATCGCTATGTCTCGTGCCTCGTGTTCGTGCCCCGCGACAAGTACAACACGGACCTGCGCCAGCGCATCCAGAAACTGCTCGTGCAGGCATTCAACGGCACGAGCTGCGAATTCACGCCGCTGCTGTCGGAGTCTCCGCTCGCGCGCATCCAGCTGACCGTGCGCGGGCAGCCCGGCACGATGCCCGAGGTCGATACGCGCGAACTCGAGGAGCGCATCGTCCAGGCCACGCGCCGATGGCAGGACGACCTTGCCGGCGCGCTGCACGAAAGCCGCGGCGAGGAACTCGGCAACCGCCTGCTGCGCCGCTATGGCGATTCGTTTCCGGCCGGCTATCGCGAGGACTACGCCGCGCGCACGGCCGTGCGCGATATCGAGCTCATGGAACAGGCGCGCCAGCACGCGAACGGGCTTGCCATGAACCTGTACCGGCCCATCGAGGCCGCGGCGGGCGCGTTCCGCTTCAAGGTGTTCCGCGCGGGCGAGCCCATCGCGCTCTCGCACAGCCTGCCGATGCTCGAGCATCTGGGCGTGCGCGTCGACGAGGAACGCCCCTATCTGATCGAACCCGACGCGGGCGCGCCCGTATGGATCCACGACTTCGGGCTCGAGATCGCGAACGATCATGACGGCACCCCGCTCGATGTGGAGATCGAGCGGATCAAGCCGCTGTTCGAGGATGCGTTCGGCCGCGCGTGGAATGGCGAGATCGAGAACGACGACCTCAACCGGCTGGTCCTGCGCGCGGGACTCGGCGCGCGCGACGTGACCATCCTCCGCGCGTACGCCAAGTACCTGCGGCAGGTCGGCTCGACGTTCAGCAACGCCTATATCGAACGCGCGCTGACGAGCAATCCGCGCATCGCGGCCATGCTGGTCGCACTGTTCATCGCGCGCTTCGACCCCGCGGTCGCCTGCGGGCTTCCGGACGCCAACGCTGGCGCCGCCCCCGATGCGCGCTGCCAGAAATTGCTCGACGATATCGGCGCCGCGCTGGATCAGGTGCCCAATCTCGACGAGGACCGCATCCTGCGGCTGTTCCTCAACGTGATGATGGCCACCGTGCGCACCAACTACTTCCTGCGCGATGCGCACGGCGCGCACCGCCCTTACCTTTCGTTCAAGCTCAATCCGGCGCTCGTGCAGGGCTTGCCGGAGCCGCGGCCGATGTTCGAGATCTGGGTGTACTCGCCACGCGTGGAAGGCGTGCACCTGCGCGGCGGGCGTGTCGCGCGCGGCGGGCTGCGCTGGTCGGACCGCCGGGAAGACTTCCGGACCGAGGTGCTGGGGCTGATGAAGGCCCAGATGGTGAAGAACACCGTGATCGTGCCGGTCGGGTCCAAGGGCGGCTTCGTGGTCAAGCGTCCGCCGCCGATGACGGACCGCGACGCGTTTCTCGCCGAAGGCGTGGCTTGCTATCAGACCTTCCTGCGCGGGCTGCTCGACCTGACCGACAACCTCGTCGCTGGCGAGCTGATTCCGCCGCCGAACGTGGTGCGCCACGACGAATCGGATCCGTATCTGGTCGTGGCCGCCGACAAGGGCACGGCCACGTTCTCCGATTACGCCAACGCGATTTCGGCCGAGTACAAGTTCTGGCTCGACGATGCGTTCGCCTCGGGCGGGTCGGTCGGCTACGACCACAAGAAGATGGCCATCACCGCGCGCGGCGCGTGGGAATCCGTCAAGCGCCATTTCCGCGAGATGGGCGTCGATATCCAGCGCACGCCATTCACCGTGGTCGGCATCGGCGACATGTCGGGCGACGTGTTCGGCAACGGCATGCTGCTGTCGCCGTGCATCCGGCTGCTGGCCGCGTTCGACCATCGCCATATCTTCCTGGACCCGGATCCCGATCCGGCGCGCACGCTGGCCGAGCGCGCGCGCATGTTCGCGCTGCCGCGGTCGAGCTGGGCCGACTACGACACGAAGCTCATCTCCGAAGGCGGCGGCATCTATCCGCGCACGGCCAAGTCCATCGCGCTGACGCCCCAGGTGCGCGCGGCGCTCGGCATCGAGGCCACGTCGCTGTCCCCGGCGGACCTGATCCACGCGATCCTGATGGCGCCGGTCGATCTGCTCTACAACGGCGGCATCGGCACCTATGTGAAGTCGGCCGGGGAGACGCACCAGCAGGTGGGCGACCGCGCCAACGACGCAGTGCGCGTGAACGGCAGCGAGTTGCGCTGCAAGGTCGTCGGCGAAGGCGGCAACCTGGGCTTCACGCAGCTGGGGCGGATCGAGTTCGCGCGCAATGGCGGACGCATCAACACCGATGCGATCGACAATTCCGCCGGCGTCGATTGTTCGGACCACGAAGTCAATATCAAGATCCTGCTCGGGATTGTCGTGCGCGATGGCGAGATGACCGAAAAGCAGCGCAACACATTGTTGGCGGAAATGACCGACGAAGTGGGCCTGCTCGTGCTGCAGGACAATTACTACCAGACGCAGGCGCTGTCCGTGGCCGGGCGCGAGTCGGCCACGCTGATCGATGCCGAGGCACGGCTGATCCGCTGGCTCGAACGCGCGGGCCGGCTCAACCGTCCGCTCGAATTCCTGCCGTCGGAGGAAGGCATCGCCGAACGCAAGGCCGACGGCGCGGGCCTCACCTCGCCCGAACGCGCGGTGCTGCTGGCCTACAGCAAGATGTGGCTGTACGACGAACTGCTCGTCTCCGACCTGCCCGACGATCCGCTCGTCGCCTACCTGCTGCCCGACTATTTTCCGAAGCCGCTGCGCGAACGCTATGCGGGCGCGATGGAGCGGCATCCGCTGCGCCGCGAGATCCTGGCCACGCATCTGACCAATATGCTCGTGAACCGCATCGGGGCGACGTTCGTCCATCATCTGATGGAAGAGACGGACGCGCGCCCGGCCGACATCGTGCGCGCGTGCATGCTGGCGCGCGACGTGTTCGGGCTGACCGCGCTGTGGCAGCAGATCGATGCACTGGACAACCGCGTGGACGATGCCGTGCAGGCGCAGATGTTCGGCGCGCTGGGCCGGCTGCTGGAGCGCGCGACGCTCTGGTTCGTCCGTTACCTGCGTGGCGGCGGCGCGGTGGAGGCCGGCGCCGCGCGCTTCGTCGACGCGGCGCGCTGGCTGACGCCACAGCTGCCGCAGTTGCTACCGGAGGACACCGCGGCCGCGCTCGATGCGCGCGTGCGCGAGCTGACCGAAGCCGGCGTCGAGCCGTCGCTGGCCATGGCCGTGGCCGCGAGCGACAACGCCGCCGCCGCGCTCGATATCGCGGAGGTCGCGGCCAATTGCGATCGCAGTCTCGACGCGGTGGCCGGCGTCTACTTCGCGCTCGACACGCATCTGAACTTCGGCTGGCTGCGCGAGCGCGCGCTGGCGCTGCCCGCCGACACGCACTGGGATCTGCTGGCGCGCACCACGACGCTGGAAGACCTCGGACGACTCAAACGCGCGTTAGCCACGAGCGTGCTATCGAGCGCGCCCGCGGTGGACGATGCCGCCACGCTGATCGATGCATGGCGCGCGGGCCGTCAGCCCGCGCTCGATCGCTATGCGCAGATGCTGGCGGACCAGCGCGCGTCGGGAGCGCCCGCGACGGCGGGTCTGTCGATGTTGTCGGTGGCGGTGCGCGAGATAGGGCTGCTCGATCGAGGGTGA
- a CDS encoding GAF domain-containing protein, with amino-acid sequence MFTLSADATPLSKTEHYAELVELARGLLGDERDVVANAANFSSLVFHSLRDLNWAGFYFYDGTELVVGPFQGKPACVRIALGKGVCGTAAQTRVTQVVPDVHAFPGHIACDAASRSEIVVPLFAEDGTLIGVWDVDSPVPGRFDDEDARGMEALCRVFIATLPR; translated from the coding sequence ATGTTTACGCTTTCCGCCGACGCCACGCCTCTCTCCAAGACCGAGCACTATGCGGAGCTCGTGGAACTGGCGCGCGGCCTGCTCGGCGACGAACGCGACGTCGTCGCCAACGCGGCCAACTTCTCCTCGCTCGTCTTTCACTCGCTGCGCGATCTCAACTGGGCCGGCTTCTATTTCTACGACGGCACCGAGCTCGTCGTGGGGCCGTTCCAGGGCAAGCCCGCATGCGTGCGCATTGCCCTCGGCAAGGGGGTGTGCGGCACGGCCGCGCAGACGCGCGTCACGCAGGTCGTGCCCGATGTGCACGCGTTTCCGGGCCATATCGCATGCGACGCGGCCTCGCGTTCGGAGATCGTCGTGCCCCTCTTCGCCGAAGACGGCACGCTGATCGGCGTCTGGGACGTGGACAGCCCGGTGCCCGGCCGCTTCGACGACGAGGATGCGCGCGGCATGGAAGCGCTCTGCCGGGTCTTTATCGCGACCCTACCTCGCTGA
- a CDS encoding LysR family transcriptional regulator, protein MKTLDIAHLRAVAEVARHLHFGHAAEALDLAPPMLTRRIQEAERLLGARLFHRTRRSVELTAAGQAFLPEALAVLEHLSRGIDVAARAERGEVGRIEVGYVGSAAYAGVLQQNIRGFRDTHPLVDIRIDEVVMDRIGPMLEAGEIDVAYCRPPMALPDGVRTQTVHRDAFLLAIPSDSPLARELEIHPAQLREATFVVPEQEAGTVEVARRGRFSAAIGPRGGTLAAVLARVALGNSVSVVPGSLAACVALPGVVYRPIAGKPIVSEVALAYRASEASATVRAFVQHAVRHAIGGARGSAGGSVRDSARESAR, encoded by the coding sequence ATGAAGACACTCGATATCGCCCACCTGCGCGCCGTCGCGGAAGTCGCGCGCCATCTGCATTTCGGCCACGCGGCGGAGGCCCTCGACCTCGCGCCGCCGATGCTCACCCGACGGATCCAGGAGGCCGAGCGCCTGCTGGGCGCCCGCCTGTTCCACCGCACGCGCCGCTCCGTCGAACTCACGGCCGCCGGGCAGGCATTCCTGCCGGAGGCGCTCGCCGTGCTCGAGCATCTGTCGCGCGGCATCGACGTGGCCGCGCGTGCCGAACGCGGCGAAGTGGGGCGCATCGAAGTGGGGTACGTGGGGTCGGCCGCGTACGCCGGCGTGCTGCAGCAGAACATCCGCGGCTTCCGGGACACGCATCCGCTCGTCGATATCCGGATCGACGAGGTGGTCATGGACCGCATCGGCCCGATGCTGGAGGCGGGGGAGATCGACGTCGCCTACTGTCGTCCGCCGATGGCACTGCCCGACGGCGTGCGCACGCAGACGGTGCACCGCGACGCGTTCCTGCTCGCGATTCCCTCCGACTCGCCGCTCGCGCGGGAACTGGAGATCCACCCCGCGCAATTGCGCGAGGCGACGTTCGTGGTGCCGGAGCAGGAGGCGGGCACGGTCGAGGTGGCGCGCCGCGGCCGCTTCTCGGCCGCGATCGGTCCGCGGGGCGGCACGCTGGCCGCGGTGCTCGCGCGCGTCGCGCTCGGCAACAGCGTGTCGGTGGTACCCGGCTCGCTGGCGGCCTGTGTGGCGTTACCGGGCGTGGTGTACCGGCCGATCGCCGGCAAGCCCATCGTGTCCGAAGTCGCGCTCGCCTATCGCGCCAGCGAAGCGTCGGCGACGGTGCGCGCGTTCGTCCAGCATGCGGTGCGCCATGCGATCGGCGGGGCGCGGGGTTCAGCGGGAGGTTCGGTGCGAGACTCCGCGCGAGAGTCAGCGAGGTAG